Proteins encoded within one genomic window of Anastrepha ludens isolate Willacy chromosome 4, idAnaLude1.1, whole genome shotgun sequence:
- the LOC128860137 gene encoding uncharacterized protein LOC128860137, whose product MGGGGGGGGGGGSTIGGGSVLGGHGTLMSTAGMSNSTVGGGVGVGAPPGSMLHGGGGGGIGVGTPGNMSMPGVYGNGNGGGGGVPMGPGGGNGGGGNGPSTAPGSVIDSRAVSVVVTLPGGPGAQHPGQALSDYGPI is encoded by the coding sequence ATGggcggtggcggtggtggtggcggcggcggcggcagtACAATTGGCGGTGGCAGCGTGCTGGGCGGACACGGTACTCTAATGAGCACAGCGGGTATGAGCAATAGTACGGTTGGCGGCGGTGTTGGTGTTGGGGCTCCTCCTGGCAGTATGTTGCacggtggcggtggcggtggcaTCGGCGTCGGTACGCCTGGTAATATGAGTATGCCTGGCGTTTATGGCAATGGTAatggcggtggtggtggcgtTCCAATGGGACCGGGTGGGGGCAATGGCGGCGGGGGCAATGGACCAAGTACGGCGCCCGGTTCGGTGATCGATTCACGCGCGGTGTCCGTGGTCGTTACGTTGCCCGGTGGGCCGGGCGCGCAACACCCCGGGCAGGCGCTGAGCGACTATGGTCCTATATAG